ACCAGAACAGAATGCTTTTTCGCCTTCGCCAGTTAATACAATGACACCAATGTTTTCATCGAAACGTGCATCGGAAAATGCAGTGATCATTTCTTTCACTGTTTGTGGGCGGAACGCATTACGAACTTCTGGGCGGTTAATGGTAATTTTTGCAATGCCATCAGTGGATTTATGATAGCGAATATCGCTATAGCCTTCACTGTGATCGACCCATTCAACAGGCGCATATAACACATCATCTTTTAGATTTTGCATAAGAATTCCTTTTAATTAACGTAAAAAAGTGCGGTCATTATAGCGGAAGTTTTTCAGATCAGGAAAACTAAATTCATTTGCTGCTTTATCTGTTGTGAAGATATTGCTAGAATTTTGTGCATTCTCACTTTTATAAGGATCAAATGTGAAATTAATTGCAACCTTAGGTATGGCAGCATTGCTGTCTGGCTGTTCAATGTTTGATAGTCAACAATCCGCAATTCCAGCGGAATTTGCTGGGGCTGATTACCAACTTTCCGATCAACATGCAAAACAATGGGCGATTGCAAGTAAGCAAGTAGAACAATGCGTTTACCCAAATTTAACTCGAATTTTGCAACAGCATTTTTCAAAAGAAGATAGCTATATTCACTCACAATATGTCTTTTTCTATCCGTTGGAAAAAATTATTGGCGAACAATATGTGAAGATTATCCAAGCCGATGAAAAATCAATGAATTATGCAAGCTATCAGTTTAAAAAATTCCGTACCAAAGTGAGCAATGTTGAACCTTTAAC
The nucleotide sequence above comes from Haemophilus influenzae. Encoded proteins:
- a CDS encoding DUF5358 domain-containing protein; translated protein: MKLIATLGMAALLSGCSMFDSQQSAIPAEFAGADYQLSDQHAKQWAIASKQVEQCVYPNLTRILQQHFSKEDSYIHSQYVFFYPLEKIIGEQYVKIIQADEKSMNYASYQFKKFRTKVSNVEPLTKQSCLKLRNEAHDDLAVVKGQYKNGMVEVQKNEDGTPKNSDGIATNQNKFFFDIIKWGSMLLL